CGTGGCGGGCTGAGAAGCGTCACGTCCGCCAAGCCACGAGCGGCACGGCGATCAACGTCACGGCGAGACCCCACCACTGGTCTCGCCGTAAACGCTCTTTGAGGACGGCCCACGCGAGCAGCACCGTGAACGCCGGGTAGACGTTCGACAAGACGCTCGCTTCGGCGAGGCGGCCGGTTTGCGCGGCGAGCACGAACAAGACGTTGCCGAGCGCGTCGAGGACGGAGGACGCCACGATGGGATTCGGCGCGGCAGGTTTCAAGCCGGAGCCGCGCACAGCGAGCACGAGCATCACGCTGCCCGACACGAAGCGCGCCACGACGAGCGGCCAGAACACCGAGCCGGGCGTGGTCTGACCGAGAAACACGAAGAACGCCCCGAAGCCGAGTCCCGCCGAGACCGCGAGGAGCACGCCGCCCCGTCCGGTGCTCGCGTCGCGCGTGAGGACGACCACGCCGACGAGGGCGAGGATCATCCCGACGAGTTGCACGAAGCCGAGCACTTGACCGAGCGCGACGCTCACCAAGACGGGCACGGCCGCCGCGAGCACGGCGCTCGTCGCCGCGACGACGCCCATGGGTCCGAGGGCGAGGCCGCGGTACAAGGACGCCAGCCCGATCAGTCCGCCCACGCCCGCGAGCGCACCCCACGCGAGGTCGGCGAGGCTCGGGGCTCGCTCGCGAGTCAGCACGGCGAGCAACGCGAACGCCACGAAGGACAGGACGTGCGCGAGGGCGACGACGCGCACGACCGGATCGCGCTTCGTGGCGACTCCGCCGCTGAAGTCGCCGGAGCCGAACGACACGGCGGCGCCGAGACCGGCGAGCAGGACGATCGCGACGTCGTTCAAGCGTCCTTGGCTCCTTGTGAAGTCGAGAAATGCATGCAGAGACTCTAGCCGTTGAAAAGGGCTTTGAACACACGCCGTACACTGAAAGGCGTGCCGCCCCTTCCCTTTCCCCCGTCCCAAGCGTGTCCGTGCGGCTCGAAGAAGCCTTTTCGAAGCTGCTGCGGACCGCTGTTGTCGGGCGCGCGTGACGCGCCGACCGCCGAGAAGCTCATGCGCTCGCGCTACACGGCGTACGTCTTGCGAGACGAGGCGTACCTGCTTGCCACTTGGCATTCCTCGACGCGTCCCGCGCGTTTGGAGTTGCGAAGCGACGAGACGCGTTGGATCGGCCTCGACGTCCGAGAAGTCGAGCGGGGCGGTCCGAGCGACACGTCGGGCGCGGTGACCTTCGTCGCTCGGTTCGCGCTGGGTCGCGAGCGGCACGAGATGCGAGAGGTGAGCACCTTCGCGCGTGAGGAGGGGCGCTGGGTGTACCTGGACGGTGTCGTGGCCCGAGGCACTTGAGACGTCACGACCAATCTCGGTCGGCGTGCAACTTCATACGATCGGCGGCGGCCTTCACGTCCTGCAAGTCCACGGGGTCGCTGAACGGATCGGCGTCGAGGGTCGTGACGCGGTTGAGGAGCTTTTGCCAGCGTCGCAGTTCGTCCACGTACGGCCCGAAGGGCACGCGCTTCAATTCGTTCCCGTCGGGCACGAGGTCGTGAATGCCGTTGTGCAGCCACTCTCCTTCGTGCCAATTGGGCATGTCCACGCCGGGAAAGAGGCACACGCCGTGCAAGTCGATGCCCCTGGAGACGGCGGCGAGGCTTTCTTCCATGACGTCGCACAGCCACGCGGGCCGTCCGTCGCCGAGCCCGCTCGTCTCGGAGATGATGATGGGCCGCTTGTAGCGCTCCCAGACTTCCCACAGCAAGTCGCCCAGGGGAACGATGCGTTCGTCACGTGGTCCCAGCGCTTGATGCGGGCCGTGCTCGCGGTACTCCATCTGCCCGAACGAGTAGCAGTTGACGCCCACGATGTCGAGGACGTCGAGCGAGCCGCCGAACTCCGGGTGCTCCTTTCCGGCGAGAACGTCCCACGCGACGAACGTGTCGCGAAACGTTTCGTCGCGCGCTTCCTCGGCGAGGTCGGGTCGGTCGGCAGGCGGCACGATGTACACGAGGGGATCGACGTTCACCATGCGCGCGTCGGGATCGACTTCGCGAATGGCGTGGACGCCCGCGATGGCCGCCTCGCACAGCGCGAGCCGCAAGGCGAAGCGCGTTTCGCGGCTTTCGCCGTACGGAGCGACCCAGCCCCACTCGCCACCACAAAACGAGAAGAAGGTGATCTCGTTGATCGGCGTGAAGAAGTGCGGGCCGCGCACCCGGGGCGTCACGTACTCGGCCACGGCGCGGCAATAGCGGGCGAAACGCTCTTTGAACTCGGGCTGGAACGGGTCGAGGTCGTCGGGGTAGCCGTAGTGGCACAAGTCCCAGATCGGCAAGAGTTGGCAGGCGTTCAGCGCATCGATGTAGGGGTCGAGCCGTCCGAAGTCGAACTCGCCGCCTCGGTCCACGAGCGGCCACGGTACGCCTTCTCGCACCACGGCGATCCCGAGGTCACGCAGCAATCGGTAATCTTGCGCGACGAAGCGGTCGTGCTGCGTTTCCGCGACGAGGTCGCGACGCCCTTGACGCTTCCAGTGGAAGGTGGAGCACTCGAAGCCGGACAAGAAGAACGTCGGGAACAAGCTGGCACGAACGGTCATGTCGAGCCTCCGGAAGTGCGAACGGCAGCGTGAGCGTGGAGTGGCATGCGTTCACCGTACCCGGAGGCGTGGGCGTGGAGATGGCGGAATCGTGGAGGGTCGCTTACGCGCGCCAAACTCAGGGAACGATGAGGTGCAGATCGCCGAACTCGTGCCAAAGGTAGCGGCCTTGCAAGGCGGCTTCGTACGCGGCGCGCAGGTGGCGCTCTCCGGCGAGCGCGGCCAGCATCAGCAGGTGGCTGGCGCGCGGTTCGTGCCAGCCGGTCAGCAAGCCGTTCACGGCGCGCACGCCACGCTGAGGCGTGATGACTTCGCGCGTCCAGCCTTCGCCGGGGTGGGCGGTGCCGCGCGCGTCCGTGACGGTCTCCAAGGCTCGGACGACGGTCGTGCCGACCGCGAGGACGCGTCCGCCGTTGGCGCGCGTTTCGTTCACGGCGCGCGCGGTGCTGTCGGGCACGCGGTAGAACTCCTCGTAGGGCGGCTCGTGGTCTTCGAGGGAAGCGACGCCGGTATGCAGCACGAGGGGCGCGACGCGCACGCCCTTCGCGACGAGGCGGGTGAGCAAGTCGGGCGTGAAGGCGCGTCCGGCGCTCGGCATCTCGGCGCTGCCGCTTTCGGTGGCGTACACGGTTTGGTACGCTTCCAGCGGCCAGTCGCGCGGCACGTAGCCGTAGCGAATGGGGCGGCCGTGCGCGGCGAGGTAGGTGGCGAGGTAGGTGTGCGGAGCGCAGGGAAGGTGCAAGGCGGCGATCCACAGGCGCGTGCCGTCGCGCGAAGGCGGCGCGGCGCGGTCGAGGCTGTAGGGCGCGAGGAGGGTGACGCCGCCGCCGCCGGGCAAGGTGAGGGTTTCGCCCGCGTGCGCGTGGCGGAAGGGGGCCGTCGCGATGTCGGTGGGAAGGCGGACCTCGACGGTCCAAAGGTCGGCGGGCAGGTGCGTGCTGAGGTGGACGACGAGGGGCGTGCCGTCGGCACGGTCGGCGCGGAGCGCGGCGGGAAGCGTGCCGGACGTGTTGAGGACGAGCAGGTCGTCGGACGTGAGGAAGTTCGGCAGATCGCGGAAGTGCGCGTGCGTCACCGTGTCGTCTCGCACGCGCGAAACGAGCAGGCGCACGTCGTCGCGGGCGAGGCCGCGCGCTTCGGGCGGTTCGTGCGCTTCAAGGTCGGGCGGCAAGGTGAAGTCGAGCGTGGCGGTCGGCAGGATGTGCGTCACGGAAGGACCACCTCCGGGTGGAAGAGGGTGACGTGCAGGTCGTCGGGCGTGACGAGCCGTTGGTTGTGGTGACCCCACGGCGTGTCGACGGGTGGCGCGAGTGGTGTGGCTCCGTGTGCGGCGAGTCGCGCCGCGACGCCTTCCACGTCGTCGACGTTCAACGCGACACGCACGGGGCCGCTGGCGATGCCGGGGGATTCGACGGCGTCGATGCGCCGAGCTTGAGGCGTGTCGAGCAGTTCGAGGGTGGCGCGGCCCACGTCGAGGACGAGGCCGCGTCCGTTCGGGTCGTTCCAGCCTTCCACGACGTGCAGGCCGAGGCCGTCTCGGAAGAGGCGCACGGCCGCGTCGAAGTCGCTCGCGGCGAGCACGAGCCGCAGTTCGCTCGGCGGATTCACGCGGGCACCGCCGCGAGGTCGCGGGCGACGTAGCGTCCGCTGGGCAAGTCGCCTTGCAACAAGCGCAGGAAGCCGGGAACGCTCGCTTCGGGCGGAGCGCGGTCGCTGATGTCCTCGCCGGGAAAGGCGTCTTGGTGCATGCGGGTGTTCATGTCGCCGGGATCGACCCAGTACACGCGCCAATCGGGGCGTTCGGCGGCGAGGACGCGGCTGATCTGCTCCAAGGCGGCCTTGCTCGAGCCGTAGCCGCCCCAGCCCGCGTAGCCTTCGACGCCCGCGTCCGAGGAGACGTTGACGACGCGAGCTCCCTCGTGCAGGAGGGACGCGGCGAGTTGCGCGAGGCGCAGCGGCGCGAGGACGTTCACGTCGTACACGCGCCGCAAGGCATCGACATCGTAGTCGAGGAGGTCCGGGCGAGGCGTGACGCCGAGGGTGCTGGCGTTGTTGACGAGGGCGTCGAGACCGCCGAGGGTGCGCGCGGCGTTCACGAGGGCGCCGGCGTGCGCTTCGTCGGAGACGTCGCCGGGCAGGGCGAGGACCGTGGCGTGCTCGGCGAGTTCGGCGCGGGCGGCTTCGAGTTCGCTTGATTCGCGGGCAGTGATCACGAGGCTCCAACCTTGTCGAGCGAGGGCGCGGGCGAGGGCGAGGCCGAGACCGCGCGAAGCTCCGGTGACGAGGGCAATGGGCATGGACGTCCTTTCCGGGACGGCCAATGGGGCCGTCTCCTTGAAACGAGGAACGAGGACCGCGAGACGCTTCGCGTCTCGTGAGCGTTGTGAGCGTCCTACTGGGCGCGTTGAGGGCACTGTACTTCTCGCGACCAGAAAAAGCAAGTATTTACTTGTTAAACTCCTTTTGCCTTCGCTTCTCGCGCTACACTCGGTCCATGCCGGTCGTCAGCCCCGCCCTCGATCACCTTCCCGCCACCCGCCGGGACATCCTGCAATTGCTGAAAAAACGCGGTGAACTCGGCGCGGAGGACCTCGCGGCGCACCTCGGAATCACGCCGAGCGGCGCGCGTCAGCACCTCACGGCGCTCGAACAAGCCGATCTGATCGCCGCCCGCGATCTACGTGACGGCCCCGGACGTCCCAGGCGCCGCTATCGTCTCACCGCGCAGGCCGACGCGATGTTTCCCCGTGCCTACGCCGAGCTCACCAACGAACTGCTGAGCTACGTCGAGGACGCCGACCCCTCTCTCGTCGCGCACCTGTTCGCGAAACGCGGCGAGCGCCGCTTGCGGGCCACCCTCGCGCGCACGAATGGTCTGTCCTTTGCCGAGCAAGTCCGCGAACTCACCCGCGTGCTCGACGAGGACGGCTACCTCGCCGACGTCGAGGAGCGAGAAGACGGCTCGTTCGTGATCACCGAGCACAACTGCGCCGTCCTCTCGATCGCCATGCGCTACGGCCACGCGTGCGGCAGCGAGTTGGAGTACATTCGCGCCGCCTTGCCGCAAGCCGACGTCTCGCGCGTCGCTCACATGCTCTCCGGCGCGCACGTGTGCGCCTACCTCATCCGGCCGAAGTTCTGACGACGCGTCTCGGCGAGACGAGAAGGCGAGGGCGCCTCCGCGCCCTCGCCTTCGTCGAAAAAGGCGCGCTTCAAGTCACCAGGGTGAGCGCCTTGTTGAACGCGGCGTCCTTGTTCATCAAGGCGAGTTCCGGCACCGTCGTATGTTCCACCGAGATGAAGGTGAGGTCTCGAAGCCGATGAAGCCCAAGACGGCGCGCAGATACGTGTGCAGAAAGTCCAAGCTCGCCAGTGGCATGTCCGCGTACGCGGAGCCCGACGCCGTCACCACGACGATCTTCTTGCCCTTCACGAGTCCTCGGAAGCTTCCGTCGGCGTCGACTTCGAACGTGTGGTGAACGCGCACGACTTGATCGATCCAAGCTTTGAGGCTCGAGGGAATGCAGAAGTTGTACATCGGCGTGCTGATCAGCACCGTGTCGGCGGCGTGCAGTTCGGCCAGGAGGACGTCGGAGACCGTCGTGGCGCGCTTGAGGTCGTCCGTGACGAACGCGGGCGGCGTGAAGAATCCTTGGATCGTCTCGGCCGTCAGGTGCGGAATTTGTTGGAGGGCGAGATCGCGGTTGATGACGCGTCCGTCCGGGTGGGCGCCGCGCCACTGCGTTTCGAACGTTTGCGCCACTTGGCGGGAATACGATTGAGCGTTGCGTGGGCTGGCGTCGACTCTCAACAAAGTCGCCATGACTTTCCCTCCTCGGGAACATCGACAGGACCGGCGCTTCCCATGCTTCACATTTCCCTCCTCGCGCGCCTGTCTGCCCGGGGCGCGGAAGCACCGGTCGGGAGAACGCCAGAACGTGCGGGAAAGCTCGCTGCGAGCCATGGCTTGAAGACGGTTCACGAACCGGTCGGAGTGAAGGCGAACGAAGTGATCTGCGGATGCAGCTCATCACCTCCCCTGTGGGCACGCGCGGCACATCGAAGGGTACGACGAAGCGTGAATGACGCAGTGTAAGCCGCGCGCCGCCCCTCGTCCATGAGCGTTCGGCGCGTACGCCTGTAGACGCTTCCTACAGACACCTCACGCGGGTGTAGTACGACGTTCGCGCTAGCGAGCGCTCGGCGTGATCGTCACCGCGTCGAGTTGCACGTCACCTGCGACTTGTGTGAACGCGACGGTATTGAGGCCCGACTTCAAGGCGACCGTCAGCGTGCGCGTGCCGTAACTTTCCCAACCGCTCGCCGGGTACGCCACACGGTTCGGGGCGCCGTTCACGGTGACCGTCTGCGCGGCCGCCTTGCCCGAGCCGTTGGAGAAGCGCACGCGCAACACGTAACGCCCCGCCGAAGGTGCGGTCACGTCGAGGTCCACGCGGTCGCCCTCGTCGTCGAAGCGCGCCGCGACTCCTCCCGAAGCGAACGAGGACTCGCGCGAGACGGTGCCGCTGACCTTCGCCTGCTCGACTTCGTACTCGCCCGACGGCAAGGGCGAGGTCTGCTCGAAACCGACGGGAGCCCCGAAGTTCGGCGTGCCGTTCGCGTTCCACGTCAACTTCTGAGCGCGTACGCTGCGCCCGTTCCAGCCCGAGCCGTACACGAGGTTGGCGTGGTAGAGGTGCCAATCCTCGGAGCCGTCGGGAGACTTCACGAAGCCGTTGTGCCCCGGACCGTACACGTCGGCACGGTCGTTGCGGGCGAAGACGCACCCGTTCGACTTCTTCCACGCGGCGGCGTTCATGACGTCGCCGCCCTTGTCGAGCGACAGCAAACCGAGGCAGTAGTCGTTCGTCCAACTGCCGCTCGCGGAGTACGCGAGGAACACGCGTCCGTCGCGCACGAGTACCTCGGGGCCTTCGTTGATGTAGGGACGCCCGTTTTGCTCCCACGGCTGATCGGGCCGCGAGATGCGAACGCGTCCGCCTTCGAGCGTCCACGGATTGCGCATCTTGGCGATGTAAAGGTCTTGCTCGACGTTCTCGGTGCCTTCCCAGCCCGACCACACGAAGTACCGCTCGCCGCTCGGCGCGCGAAGCACCGTCCCGTCGATGGCCCAGCGATCGCTGGAATCGGAGATCTTGCCTTTGAACGTGTACGGTCCGGTGACGCTCGGCGCTTCGAGGACGTACATGCGGTGGTTCTCGTTGCGGCCGTCGTCGGCGGCGTAGTACACGTACCACTTGTCGCCCCAACGAACGAGTTCGGGCGCCCACAACTCGCAGCACGGCGAGTCGCCTTGCCCGCCGCGCCAAATGACGGTCTTCTTCGCCCGCCCGAGGCCCGTGAGCGTGAGGGACGTACGAACGCTCAAACCGTCCTGATCGGATTGCACGAGGTGGTAGAAAGCGCCGTCGAACACCACCGACGGATCTTGGCCGACGTCGAGGACGGGATTGCGAAACGTCTGCCGAGGGAGCGTCGAGGTGGCGGGTTGAGCGGACGCGAGCACGGCCAAGCTCAGCAGCAGGGCGCCCGAGCGGGCGGAAAGTAGTGAGCGACGCATAGTCCGATCGTATCCGTGGGCAAGTCCGCTTGGTGAACAGACGGCGCCGTGTACGATGAAGATTGGATCATGCTGCCTTCTGCTCTTGCCTTCGACGATTCGACCTTCGAGAACGTGCGGCGCGTCGTGGACGACGCGGTCGAACAGGGAACGCACCCCTCGGCGGTCGTCACGATCGCGCGCGGCGACGGAACGGCGTGGTCGCACGTCGCGCCGGGCCTCACGAGCCACACCTTCACCAGCCGCTTTCCGATCGCGTCGATCACGAAGCCGATCGTGGCGCTCGCCTTGATGCGCCTCGTCGAGCGCGGCGCCCTGCTGGTCGGCGATCCCGTCGCGCGGCACTTGCCTTCGTTCGCGCGAAACGGCAAGGAGCGCGTGACGGTACGTCACCTGTTGACGCACACCAGCGGCCTCAGCGTCCCGGAGGACGTGTCGAACGCTTTGTGGCTGGACCGCGCGACGAGAGAAGCGTACGTGGAGGCCGCCTTCGACGCGCCCCTCGCCTTCGAGCCGGGTTCGCACCACGCCTACGTCAGCGTGCACGGCTTCGAGGTGCTCGCCGCCCTGGTGACGCACCTCGCGCAGCGCGACTTCACGCGGGTCCTGCACGAGGAAGTCTTCGCGCCCCTGGGAATGATCGACACGAGCTTCGACGTGCCCGACGAGTCTCGCCTCGCGCACGCGCCCTTTCAAGGCGGACGCGACGAGCTCGCGTACTGGGCGTCGCTGACCTTCGCGAGCGGCGGCCTCATGTCGACCGCGTCGGACCTCCTCGCGCTCGGCTTGACGTTGCTGCGCGGCGGGCGCAGCGGATCGTACCGCTTGCTCTCGGCGGGCACGCTGGAAGTCATGACGCGCCTTCACACGCGCGGCTTGCGCAACGACAGCGGTTTTGCCTTTCAAGCGCTCGGCTGGGGAAAGCGCAGCGACGCGGGCGTGCTGCTCGCGTCGGACGCGTCGTTCGGACACAGCGGCGCCACGGGCGCGTTCTTGTGGATCGATCCCGTGTACGACGTGGTGTTCGTGTTCTTGTCGAGCGAGGGCGGCACGGAGCCGCACCGCGTGCCGATGCTGGCCCTCAACGCGACGATCGCCGCCTTGACGTGACGGCGATCTTGTCTCGCGCGGCGGGGGACGGTAAGGTCGAGCGATGTTGATTCGGGAACTCGGCGAGCGGGACGCGAGCGCATACTACGCGCTTCGCCTCGAAGGGTTGGAGCGCGAACCGCGCGCGTTCGGAAGCGACGCGGACTCGTTTCGCGGAACGCCGCTGGACGCCGTGGGCGAGCGTTTGAGGGCGTCGGACAACGTGTTCACCTTGGGAGCCTTCGACGACGGTCGGCTCGTCGGCATCACGACGTTCGCGCGCGAAACCGGGGCGAAGACGCGGCACAAAGCGAACGTCTTCGGCGTGTACGTGCGCGAGGACGCGCGTGGGCGCGGCGTGGCGAACGCCCTGCTCGGCGAGTTGATTCGGCGGGCGCGCCAGATTTCGGGCGTGGAGCAACTTCATCTCGCCGTGTCGGTCACGCAGACGGCGGCGCGGCGCTTGTACGACGCGCACGGCTTCGTGGTGTACGGCGTGGAACCGCGCGCGCTCAAGGTGCACGGCGAGTACGTCGACGAGGAGTGGCGGGCACTGCGTCTGGCGTGACGTTCAAGTTTCGATGTCGGTGGGACGCTCCAGAGTCAGGAAGCGCACCGCGCCGGGCAGGATGCGGGCCGTGAAGGGCGTCGTCTCGACGTGTAGTTCGCCGTCGTACTGCATCGGGAACGGTTCGACCGCGTCGACTTGCACTTCGCTCGCCTGGAAGGTCTCGAGGTTGCCGCTGAACATCGGGTCGGCGAGGTCGAACTTCACCAAGAGGCTGTCGATGAGGTTGGGCACGAGTTGCAAGATGTTGCCGGCCGTGAGGAGGATGACGGTGAAGCGGCCGTCGCGCGGGCTGATGTCGGACGTGATGGGCATGCGGTAATTCGCCATGCCCATGTTGGCGATCATCACGCCGATGCCTTCGAATTCGCGCTTCTCGCCGTCGGCGATGACGTGGAAGGTGGTGCGCTTGGGATTGACTTGGCGCATGGCGCTGATGACGTACGCCATGGAGCCGAAGCGCTTCTTGAGGTCCTCGGACTCCTTGATCATGGCGGCGTCCGCGCCCGCGCCCGCCAGCATCGCGAAGCCTGCTCGCTCGCCCTTGACTTCCAACTCGCCGAGGTCGACGCGCAGGGTGTGGCCCACGCGCACGACTTCCAGCAAGCCAAGCGCGTCGGTCGGCAGCGCGAGGTTTTGCGCGATAAGGTTGGCGGTTCCGACAGGCACGGCGAGAATCGGGATGTTCGTGTTGCGCGCGGCGTAAGCGACGCTGCTGACCGTGCCGTCTCCTCCGGCGGCGACGAGCGCGTCGTAAGACTGAAGGTCGTGCAGGTGTTCGCCAGGATCGCGCGTCGTGAGCTCGCGCATCTCCAAGCTGAGGCCTTGCCCTTCGGCGAGCATCACGAATTGACGAAGAAGATCGGAGCCTTGACCGGACTTGGGATTGAAGACCACCAGCAGGCGTTTGGGAGGTGTGGCTTGCGTCATACCTTCATTGCACTTGGAAAACGTCCGCGACTCAACAGAGCGATTCTTGTGCGTCGTCAACGTCCGGTCGTTTGATGGCGTGACAAGCGGTCTTCGACGCGCCGAAGGCCCAGCGACAAGACGCTGCTGATGATCCAGTAGATCACGGCGACCGCGAGGTAGAGCGGGGTGGGCTGAAACGTCCGCGCGATGATGAGGTTGGCTTCCTGCAGCAACTCCACGACCGTGATGACGGACACGAGGGAGGTGTCTTTCACGAGGCTGATGAAGGAGTTGCCGAGGGCGGGTACGGCGATGCGCAGGGCTTGGGGCGCTTCGATGTCGCGGAACGTGTGCCAAGTGCTGAGGCCGAGGGCGCGCGCCGCTTCCCGTTGACCGCTCGGCACGGCGAGGAAGGCGCCGCGCAACGCTTCGGACGCGTACGCGCCGACGTTCAAAGCGAGGGCGAGCACGCCCGACCAAAGCGGTCCGAGATCGATTCCGAGGTCGGGCAGGACGTAGTACACGACGTAGATCTGCACGAGCAGCGGCGTGCCGCGAATGAGCGAGACGTACGTGCGCGCGATCCACTCCAGCGGCGGCACGCGTGACAGGCGCGCGAGGGCCGTGGCGAGGCCGAGCAGGAAGCCGGGCAGCATCGCGCCGAGCGCGTACCCGAGGGTGACGAGCGAGGCGCGCAGCAAGAACGGCAGGTTTTCGAGAACGACCTGCATGGTGTTCAGTTTCCTCCGAAGACGAGGCGCTTCATGTACGAGCTTTCTTCATACGGCGCGGCAAAGTAGAACACGGGCCGCGTCGCGGCCCGTGTTCGGGTTGGAACGGTTACTTGCTGACGTCTTGACCGAACCACTTGTTGCTGATCTTGGCGTACGTGCCGTCGGCCTTCATGTCGGCGAGCGCCTTGTTGACGGCCTTGACGAACAGCGGGTTGCCCTTGCGGACGGGAATGCCCATCTCGATGCGCTCGCCTTGGATGGCGGCACCGGGCTTGACGGGCAGACCGCTTTGCTTGACGAGGTACGCGGCCAGCAGGCGGTCGTTGAGGGCGGCGTCGATGCGGCCCAAGCTGAGGTCGCGCAAGGTATCGGGCGCGGCCTTGTACGTGCGGATGTCGATGCCGCCGACGGCGCGGGCGATCTGCTCGTAGTTGCTGCCCGTGCCGACGCCGAGCTTTTTGCCCTTGAGATCGTTGAGGCTCTTGAAGGCGCGCGTCTCGTTCTTGCGAACGATGAATTGCGGGCTGGACACGACGTACGACGAGGTGAAGTCGAGGGACTTTTGGCGTTCGGGCGTGATGGCGACTTGGTTGACGATGACGTCGTACTTGTTCGCTTGCAAGCCTGCGATGATGCCGCTCCACTCGGTGAGGACGAATTGCGGCTTGAGGCCGAGTCGGCGCGCGATTTCCGTGGCGACGTCGACGTCGAAGCCGACGAGCTGACCTTTTTCGTCGCGGTAGTTGAAGGGCGGGTAGGTGCCTTCCATGGCAATTTTGAGCGTGCCGCGCTGCTTCACGGTGGTGAGCAGGTCGGGCGACGCGGCGGGAGCGCTGGTGACGGCGAGGGCCGTGAGGATGAACAGGATGTTACGCATGTGGATCCTTTCGGCGCTATGAATTCCAAAGCGCTTAACGATCCAAACTATAATTCATGGTCCTCGAAGCCAAGGCGAACGAAGTCACACTCCGGGCTCTCAGCGGCTGAGCGGCCGTTCCTCGTTCACGGCGACCTTGACGGACGCCTCGTGCACCTTGGGAAGCGCCACGTAAAAAGTCGTGCCTTCCTGCACGCGGCTCTCGGCCCACACGCGCCCTCCATGGCGCGTCACGATGCGCTTCACGTTCGCGAGGCCGATGCCCGTTCCCTCGAACTCGCCCCCGGTGTGCAGTCGTTGAAACACGCCGAACAGCTTGTCGGCGTACTTCTCGTCGAAGCCCACGCCGTTGTCACGCACGAACAGCACCTGCGCCTCGTCCTCCTCGAAGCTGCCGACCTCGATGACGGCGACGTCACGCGCGCGCGTGTACTTCAGCGCGTTGCCCAACAAGTTCGCGAACACTTGCCGAAACGCTGCCAAGTCCGCGCGCACGACCGGCAAATCGCCGACGTGCCACTCCACCCGCCGTCCCACCTCGTCGCGAGCGAGATCACGCCGCACCTCCGCCACGAGGTCGGCCACCGACACGTCCACCAACCGCAAGTCCTGCCGACCCGTGCGCGAGTACGCCAAAAGATCCTCGATGAGGCCGTTCATCTTCAACGTCGCCTTCTCGATGATCTCCAAGTACTGCTCCGCTTTCGAGTTCTCCGCGCCTTGAACCTCCTTGGCGAGCAGATTCGCGAAGCTCGCGATGTGCCGAAGCGGCGTGCGCAAGTCGTGCGACACCGAGTACGCGAAAGCTTCCAGCTCGTGGTTGAGGTCTTGCAACCTCGCCGTGCGCTCGCGCACGCGGGCTTCGAGCGACGCGTTGAGATGGCGAATTTCGCGCTCTACCCGCTTGCGCTCGCTGACGTCCTTGCCCGTCGCCACGAAGTGCGTGATGCGTCCCGACTCGTCCTTGATGGGCGTGATCGTCTGCTCCTCGTGGTACAGCGTGCCGTCCTTGCGCCGATTCACGAATTCTCCGCGGTACACCTCCCCGGCGAGAAGCGT
The sequence above is drawn from the Deinococcus yavapaiensis KR-236 genome and encodes:
- a CDS encoding sensor histidine kinase, whose product is MNKVPSADARVNILIVDDDPAKRLALSAALESLGENLVQAESGRDALRLLLQHDFALILLDVRMPDMDGFETAALIRSRPQTESTPIIFVTAYDRAEADTLGGYALGAVDFIFAPIVPEVLRAKVGVFVDLHHKTRAIAAHERALREREAREAQLTSERLRRQNERDRERAAREVHKLSSALEQTDDPVVITDRDGRIEYVNPAFERLTGYARIETLGQRLTLVRSGEPDPGFNESLWSTLLAGEVYRGEFVNRRKDGTLYHEEQTITPIKDESGRITHFVATGKDVSERKRVEREIRHLNASLEARVRERTARLQDLNHELEAFAYSVSHDLRTPLRHIASFANLLAKEVQGAENSKAEQYLEIIEKATLKMNGLIEDLLAYSRTGRQDLRLVDVSVADLVAEVRRDLARDEVGRRVEWHVGDLPVVRADLAAFRQVFANLLGNALKYTRARDVAVIEVGSFEEDEAQVLFVRDNGVGFDEKYADKLFGVFQRLHTGGEFEGTGIGLANVKRIVTRHGGRVWAESRVQEGTTFYVALPKVHEASVKVAVNEERPLSR